A genomic region of Christiangramia sp. OXR-203 contains the following coding sequences:
- a CDS encoding sulfatase — protein sequence MLHRSLPIYFLILLSSIFLQSCQEKTSEEVTADKKPNIIFIMTDDHAAQAISAYGHPVSQLAPTPNIDRIANNGARFLNNFCTNSICGPSRAVILTGKFSHINGFRMNGDIFDGSQPTLPKYLKGAGYNTSIVGKWHLHGKPEGFDHWQILNDQGNYYNPEFITKNDTSVVEGYATDLITNMSIEWLQNRDSEEKKKPFFLMVHHKAPHRNWMPPIRHINTYDSIKFPLPESFYSKHENQLAAKHQLQTIYNDMYEGHDLKMTIEKGSDSLRHNPWKTDFDRMTKAQRADWDKAYRPKNDAFHEADLKGKDLAEWKGQRYMRDYMGTAQAVDEGVGKILDYLDAEGLTENTIIVYTTDQGFYLGEKGFFDKRFMYEESLAMPLLIQYPKAISKGIVIDALTQNLDFAPTFLDYAGTEIPEKMQGKSLRPLLSSSENNKTFRNAIYYHYYDFPAFHMVKRHYGIRTDRYKLIHFYDDIDEWELYDLETDPKELNNLYGDQKYADIQKKLHLELEELQENYEVTEEEFATTPKAQVKKAYENFARLADEEPDSYEGYHSLKKN from the coding sequence ATGTTACATCGAAGCTTGCCTATTTACTTTCTAATTCTTTTAAGCTCTATCTTTTTACAATCCTGCCAGGAAAAAACTTCTGAAGAAGTGACTGCAGATAAAAAACCCAATATCATCTTTATCATGACAGATGATCACGCTGCTCAGGCTATAAGTGCCTATGGACATCCAGTAAGTCAATTGGCTCCCACTCCAAATATTGACCGGATTGCCAATAACGGAGCTCGCTTTTTGAATAATTTCTGCACGAATTCTATTTGTGGACCCAGCAGGGCTGTGATCCTAACTGGAAAATTTAGTCACATAAATGGTTTCAGAATGAATGGGGACATCTTCGATGGTTCTCAACCTACATTGCCAAAATATTTGAAAGGTGCAGGATATAATACTTCTATAGTCGGAAAATGGCATTTGCATGGTAAGCCAGAGGGTTTCGATCACTGGCAAATCCTCAATGACCAGGGAAATTATTACAACCCCGAGTTTATTACCAAAAATGACACCAGCGTTGTTGAAGGATATGCAACAGACCTCATTACCAATATGAGTATAGAGTGGTTACAGAACCGTGATTCCGAAGAGAAGAAAAAACCATTCTTCCTGATGGTTCATCATAAGGCTCCACATAGAAACTGGATGCCACCAATAAGGCACATCAATACCTACGATTCTATTAAGTTTCCACTTCCAGAAAGTTTTTACAGTAAACATGAAAATCAGCTTGCCGCAAAGCACCAGTTACAAACTATTTATAATGACATGTATGAAGGGCATGATCTCAAAATGACCATTGAGAAAGGCAGTGATTCATTAAGACATAATCCGTGGAAAACAGATTTTGATAGAATGACAAAAGCTCAGCGTGCCGATTGGGATAAAGCCTACCGACCTAAAAATGACGCCTTTCATGAAGCTGATCTTAAAGGAAAGGATCTTGCGGAATGGAAAGGGCAAAGATATATGCGGGATTATATGGGAACTGCACAGGCAGTCGATGAAGGCGTTGGAAAAATCCTCGATTACCTGGATGCAGAAGGACTCACAGAGAACACCATTATCGTTTATACTACAGATCAAGGATTTTACCTTGGTGAGAAAGGCTTTTTTGATAAGCGTTTTATGTATGAAGAGTCATTAGCCATGCCTTTGCTTATACAATACCCGAAGGCGATCTCAAAAGGAATTGTCATTGACGCACTGACTCAAAATCTGGATTTCGCTCCAACCTTTCTGGATTACGCCGGCACTGAAATTCCTGAAAAAATGCAGGGTAAATCTCTTAGGCCTCTACTCTCCAGTTCTGAGAACAATAAGACCTTCAGAAATGCCATTTATTATCATTATTATGATTTTCCAGCTTTTCATATGGTTAAAAGGCACTACGGAATAAGAACAGACCGGTATAAACTTATCCATTTTTACGATGATATTGACGAATGGGAACTTTACGATCTTGAGACAGATCCAAAGGAGTTGAACAATCTATATGGCGATCAAAAGTATGCGGATATTCAGAAGAAACTACATTTAGAGCTAGAAGAACTTCAGGAGAATTACGAGGTGACCGAAGAGGAATTCGCCACTACACCAAAAGCTCAGGTTAAAAAAGCCTATGAAAATTTTGCCCGTCTCGCTGATGAGGAGCCAGATTCTTATGAAGGCTATCATTCTTTGAAAAAAAATTAA